A genomic region of Runella rosea contains the following coding sequences:
- a CDS encoding ATP-dependent Clp protease ATP-binding subunit: MEAKFSNRVKEVISLSREEALRLGHDYIGTEHLILGMIREGEGVALALLKKLGVSLDELRVTIEQVTKGTATNNVKNLANIPLTRQSEKVLKITYLEAKIFKSPLIGTEHLLLSILRDPDNLASQILAKFNVNYEIVKEMLEYQSSGTKPHAGPETDDDDERSMFGGGAQQGKDPKNTEKSRTPVLDNFGRDLTKMAELGKLDPIVGREKEIERVAQVLSRRKKNNPVLIGEPGVGKTAIAEGLALRIVQKKVSRVLFGKRVVTLDLASLVAGTKYRGQFEERMKAVMNELEKSPEVILFIDELHTIVGAGGASGSLDASNMFKPALARGDIQCIGATTLDEYRQYIEKDGALARRFQIVMVDAPSVEETIEILNNIKDKYEDHHHVNYTDEAIAQAVKLSERYITDRFLPDKAIDVMDEVGARVHISNITVPEDIVVLEQQIEEVKKQKNLVVKSQKYEEAAQLRDREKKLLDQLDRAKIAWEEETKKRRYTVTDDNVAEVVAMMTGIPVNRVAQNEGQKLLGMGDELKNRVIGQNTPIEKLTKAIQRTRVGLKDPKKPIGSFIFLGPTGVGKTELAKVLATYLFDKEDALVRIDMSEYMEKFSVSRLIGAPPGYVGYEEGGQLTEKIRRKPYSVVLLDEIEKAHPDVFNILLQVLDDGILTDGLGRRVDFRNTIIIMTSNIGVRDLKDFGSGIGFATKSKSENPDDQMKSTIQSALRKAFSPEFLNRLDDVIVFNSLQREDIHRIIDISLGKLFNRVTNLGYQVELTEKAKDFLSEKGYDQQYGARPLNRAIQKYLEDPVAEEILKGDLREGDTLMADHEDGAETLVITVRKKEEEVIN; this comes from the coding sequence ATGGAAGCAAAATTTTCAAACCGCGTAAAAGAAGTCATTTCACTCAGCCGTGAAGAAGCCTTGCGTTTGGGTCATGATTATATCGGCACCGAGCATCTTATTCTGGGAATGATAAGAGAAGGAGAAGGAGTAGCGTTGGCTTTATTGAAGAAACTTGGGGTTTCTTTGGACGAACTTCGCGTAACCATCGAACAGGTTACGAAAGGTACGGCGACCAACAACGTGAAAAATCTGGCCAATATTCCACTGACACGACAGTCTGAAAAGGTGTTGAAAATCACCTACTTAGAAGCAAAAATTTTTAAAAGCCCACTTATAGGTACGGAGCACCTGCTACTGTCCATTCTGCGTGACCCCGATAATCTGGCCTCGCAGATTTTAGCCAAGTTCAATGTAAACTATGAAATCGTTAAGGAAATGTTAGAGTATCAATCATCAGGCACCAAACCCCATGCGGGGCCCGAAACTGACGACGACGACGAACGGAGTATGTTCGGAGGCGGTGCTCAGCAAGGCAAAGACCCCAAAAATACCGAAAAATCTCGCACGCCTGTATTAGACAACTTCGGTAGAGACCTAACCAAAATGGCAGAATTGGGCAAATTAGACCCTATTGTTGGCCGTGAAAAAGAAATTGAACGTGTAGCGCAGGTACTGAGCCGCCGTAAGAAAAACAACCCCGTGCTCATCGGTGAGCCGGGCGTTGGTAAGACGGCCATCGCAGAAGGACTAGCGTTAAGAATTGTACAAAAGAAAGTTTCGCGTGTTTTGTTCGGCAAGCGCGTCGTGACGCTGGATCTGGCCTCACTCGTGGCAGGAACCAAGTATCGCGGGCAGTTTGAAGAGCGCATGAAAGCGGTCATGAATGAACTGGAAAAATCGCCCGAGGTGATTCTTTTCATTGATGAGCTACATACCATCGTGGGCGCGGGTGGCGCTTCTGGTTCGCTAGACGCTTCCAATATGTTCAAACCTGCATTAGCCCGGGGCGACATCCAATGCATTGGAGCCACTACGCTCGACGAATACCGCCAGTACATCGAAAAAGATGGTGCCTTGGCCCGTCGTTTTCAAATCGTCATGGTCGATGCCCCAAGCGTGGAAGAGACCATTGAAATTTTGAACAACATCAAAGATAAGTACGAAGATCACCACCACGTAAACTACACGGACGAAGCCATTGCGCAGGCTGTGAAACTGTCGGAAAGATACATTACCGACCGCTTCTTGCCCGACAAAGCCATCGACGTGATGGACGAAGTGGGTGCCCGCGTACACATCAGCAATATCACCGTTCCCGAAGATATTGTGGTGTTGGAACAGCAGATTGAGGAAGTGAAGAAGCAGAAAAACCTCGTGGTGAAAAGCCAGAAATACGAGGAAGCCGCTCAACTCCGCGACCGTGAGAAGAAACTGTTAGACCAACTCGACCGCGCCAAAATTGCGTGGGAAGAGGAAACCAAAAAACGCCGCTATACCGTTACAGACGACAACGTAGCCGAAGTAGTGGCTATGATGACGGGTATTCCCGTGAATCGGGTGGCGCAAAACGAAGGCCAGAAATTGCTCGGTATGGGTGATGAACTCAAAAACCGTGTGATTGGTCAAAATACGCCGATTGAAAAACTGACCAAAGCTATCCAACGGACGCGGGTAGGATTGAAAGACCCTAAAAAGCCCATCGGTTCGTTTATTTTCTTGGGCCCAACGGGTGTAGGAAAAACGGAATTGGCGAAGGTGCTGGCTACCTATCTGTTTGACAAAGAAGATGCGCTCGTTCGTATCGACATGAGCGAATATATGGAGAAATTCAGCGTATCGCGCCTGATTGGAGCGCCTCCGGGCTACGTGGGTTATGAAGAAGGCGGACAGCTGACCGAAAAAATTCGTCGTAAGCCATACAGTGTGGTACTTTTGGACGAAATCGAAAAAGCCCACCCGGATGTATTCAATATCTTGCTTCAAGTGTTGGACGACGGTATTTTGACCGATGGTCTGGGACGCCGGGTAGACTTCCGAAACACCATCATCATCATGACCTCCAACATTGGAGTGCGTGACCTGAAGGATTTTGGTTCGGGCATTGGTTTTGCCACCAAGTCAAAATCTGAAAATCCAGATGACCAAATGAAGAGCACCATTCAGAGTGCGTTGCGTAAAGCATTCTCGCCTGAATTCCTCAACCGTTTGGATGACGTGATTGTGTTTAACTCGTTACAACGTGAAGACATCCATCGCATCATTGATATTTCGCTGGGTAAGTTGTTCAACCGCGTAACCAACCTTGGATATCAGGTAGAACTGACGGAAAAAGCCAAAGATTTCTTATCAGAAAAAGGCTACGACCAACAGTACGGCGCCCGTCCGCTCAACCGCGCTATTCAAAAATACCTCGAAGATCCCGTAGCAGAAGAAATTCTCAAAGGGGATTTGCGCGAAGGAGATACGCTTATGGCCGACCATGAAGATGGTGCTGAAACCCTCGTGATTACGGTTAGAAAAAAAGAGGAAGAAGTCATAAACTAA
- a CDS encoding VTC domain-containing protein has product MNLPLLNDLQGVAMDKKESVRFMDRIDARYLFDKSYLEEIIPKIRPHYQLIQIEGKRLFQYDTLYFDTPERVFYYQHLAGKLNRYKIRSCRQVETNEQYFELKSQNNKSFTHVQRIRLDDLSEDISGNGRQLLLQNIPIDVSSLEPAVWIYYHRMMLVNPETRERLKFDLNVWFRWRSQSVAYPNLVIADVQQEKGSASPFKNLMKEKEIREGGISKYCLGLASVEPSLRANAIKPILTRINRFNKC; this is encoded by the coding sequence ATGAACCTACCTCTACTCAATGATTTGCAGGGAGTTGCAATGGATAAGAAAGAGTCTGTCCGGTTCATGGACCGGATAGATGCTAGGTACCTTTTTGATAAATCGTATCTGGAAGAGATAATCCCGAAAATTCGACCGCATTACCAGTTGATTCAGATTGAAGGGAAAAGGCTTTTTCAGTACGATACGCTTTATTTTGATACACCAGAGCGTGTTTTTTATTATCAACATTTGGCTGGAAAGTTGAACCGCTACAAAATTCGCAGTTGCCGTCAAGTTGAAACCAATGAGCAGTATTTTGAACTGAAATCCCAAAATAATAAAAGTTTCACCCATGTACAACGTATACGGCTCGACGATTTGTCGGAAGATATTTCAGGAAATGGAAGACAGTTGTTGCTCCAAAATATACCAATCGACGTGTCAAGTTTAGAGCCCGCAGTATGGATTTACTACCATCGCATGATGTTGGTCAACCCCGAAACAAGAGAAAGGTTGAAGTTTGATTTAAACGTATGGTTTCGGTGGCGGTCACAATCGGTAGCGTATCCCAACCTCGTAATTGCGGACGTCCAACAGGAAAAAGGGAGCGCAAGCCCGTTCAAAAATCTGATGAAAGAAAAAGAAATACGAGAGGGCGGCATTAGTAAATACTGCTTGGGACTTGCCAGCGTAGAGCCTTCGTTGAGAGCAAATGCCATCAAACCGATTTTGACTAGAATTAACCGATTCAATAAGTGTTGA
- a CDS encoding WbqC family protein yields the protein MSARIELQYLPSLEYIACLLKYGEVEIEAHEHFLKQTYRNRCHILTANGVDTLIVPVVHSEPKMPIKEVKIDYSQPWVKRHWGAIVAAYAKAPYFEYFGTDFEGVFQRKPTFLFDLNWELLTICLRLLRLKPTIRLTETYQPTVENGQFDALSLVHPKKAYGHNNLYVPVVYQQNFGSEFVPNLSVIDLLMCQGAEATNILKRSVFVD from the coding sequence TTGTCGGCCAGAATAGAATTACAGTACTTACCCTCATTAGAGTACATTGCTTGTTTGTTAAAATATGGGGAGGTAGAGATTGAAGCGCACGAGCATTTCCTAAAACAAACGTATCGGAATCGCTGCCACATTCTGACCGCCAACGGCGTAGATACGTTGATTGTTCCGGTAGTTCATTCGGAACCAAAAATGCCCATTAAAGAAGTAAAAATTGATTATTCGCAGCCTTGGGTAAAACGACATTGGGGGGCTATCGTAGCCGCTTACGCCAAAGCCCCTTATTTTGAGTATTTTGGTACAGATTTTGAAGGCGTTTTTCAGAGAAAACCCACTTTTCTGTTTGACTTAAATTGGGAACTGCTGACAATCTGTCTGCGGCTATTGAGACTAAAGCCGACAATACGTCTGACCGAAACGTACCAACCCACGGTAGAAAATGGCCAATTTGACGCACTTTCGTTGGTTCATCCCAAAAAGGCGTACGGGCACAACAATTTATACGTTCCCGTTGTTTATCAACAAAACTTCGGGAGTGAATTTGTTCCGAATCTGAGTGTGATTGACTTGCTGATGTGTCAGGGAGCGGAGGCCACAAACATCTTAAAGCGGTCAGTTTTCGTAGATTGA
- a CDS encoding creatininase family protein, producing MSRPYLLAETYWKAVKMTDYDAAVLPWGATEAHNYHLPYATDNYEADALAAEAARLAWEAGRKVLVLPTIPFGVNTGQADIRLCMNLYPSTQMAILRDLAEVVARSGIKKLLIFNSHGGNDFKQMVREVGAQFPELWISTCFWFKALDGSAYFANPGDHADETETSLLLHLHPELVLPLEEAGIGHAKKSNISAMREGWAWAERKWSQITEDTGVGNPKEATAEKGARFYTDLTQKLAQFFIELADADVNQLYE from the coding sequence ATGTCTCGACCTTACCTTCTTGCCGAAACTTACTGGAAAGCCGTAAAAATGACCGACTACGACGCGGCCGTTTTGCCGTGGGGGGCTACCGAAGCCCACAATTATCACTTACCCTACGCCACCGACAACTACGAAGCCGACGCGCTGGCTGCTGAAGCGGCGCGTTTGGCGTGGGAAGCGGGTCGTAAAGTGCTGGTGTTGCCCACGATTCCGTTTGGCGTTAATACGGGCCAAGCCGACATCAGGCTGTGCATGAACCTCTACCCAAGCACGCAAATGGCTATTTTGCGGGATTTGGCCGAAGTAGTGGCCCGAAGCGGCATAAAAAAACTGCTGATTTTCAACAGCCACGGCGGCAACGATTTTAAACAGATGGTGCGGGAAGTAGGGGCGCAATTTCCTGAACTATGGATAAGTACCTGTTTTTGGTTCAAAGCCTTGGACGGTTCGGCGTATTTTGCAAACCCTGGCGACCACGCCGACGAAACCGAAACCAGCCTGCTGCTGCACCTGCATCCTGAACTGGTACTCCCGCTGGAAGAAGCTGGAATAGGGCACGCCAAAAAATCAAACATCAGCGCCATGCGCGAAGGCTGGGCGTGGGCCGAGCGCAAATGGAGTCAGATCACAGAAGATACGGGCGTCGGGAATCCCAAAGAGGCTACGGCCGAGAAAGGCGCTCGTTTTTATACCGACTTGACCCAAAAATTAGCACAATTTTTCATCGAATTGGCCGACGCTGATGTGAATCAGTTGTACGAGTAA
- a CDS encoding acyltransferase family protein, producing MHSLSERRHYLDWIRVLAFFLLIFFHCAMPFVTFNWEVKNAETSVGLTRLIYWLHQWRLPLLFFISGVGVHFSLKKRSVGMFALERVVRLFIPLLFAMFFMIPAQVYIERLQRGQFAGTYAAFYPSVWDFVPYPDGTLTWSHLWFVVYLFVFCLLLLPVFAFFKLKAINALKEEITNRLTHPLAVGALVLPFTLYYFTLYLDYPEQQSLLDDWFLFVSLLTFVVYGYLLGGSNAFWQTCERFRLYYLSTALVCMGILFYNYWWTLSLPKVNDSRLQIYGILNSVHIWTLILAAIGFAKKHLNFSTPFLKYTNQAVYPYYILHQTVIVVAGYFVVQWYLPIVIKLLLLICICFSIVAVLYHWLIKPFIITRILFGLKPKESLSKEESVAV from the coding sequence ATGCACTCACTTTCTGAACGCCGCCATTACCTTGATTGGATACGGGTATTGGCCTTTTTTTTGCTGATTTTTTTTCATTGCGCCATGCCTTTTGTCACCTTCAACTGGGAAGTGAAAAATGCGGAAACCTCCGTCGGGCTCACGCGCTTGATTTATTGGCTACACCAGTGGCGCTTACCGCTGCTGTTTTTCATTTCAGGGGTGGGGGTTCACTTTTCGCTAAAAAAACGGTCGGTGGGAATGTTCGCCCTTGAGCGGGTAGTGCGTTTATTCATTCCACTGCTGTTTGCCATGTTTTTCATGATTCCCGCGCAGGTGTACATTGAGCGCTTGCAACGAGGGCAGTTTGCAGGTACATACGCGGCATTTTATCCCAGCGTGTGGGATTTTGTACCCTATCCCGACGGAACCCTCACGTGGAGTCATTTATGGTTTGTCGTCTATTTGTTTGTGTTTTGCCTTTTGCTTCTGCCTGTTTTTGCCTTTTTTAAATTAAAAGCAATCAATGCTTTGAAGGAAGAAATAACCAATCGGCTCACGCATCCTTTGGCCGTAGGCGCGTTGGTGCTTCCTTTCACGCTGTATTATTTTACCTTGTACCTCGATTATCCCGAGCAGCAGAGCCTACTCGACGATTGGTTTTTGTTTGTATCTTTGCTTACTTTCGTGGTGTACGGGTATCTTTTGGGAGGAAGCAACGCCTTTTGGCAAACCTGTGAACGTTTCCGTTTGTATTATCTAAGTACAGCACTCGTCTGCATGGGCATCTTGTTTTACAATTATTGGTGGACTTTGAGCTTACCCAAAGTAAATGACAGCCGACTGCAAATCTATGGGATTCTCAATTCCGTCCACATCTGGACGTTGATTCTGGCAGCAATAGGATTTGCGAAGAAACACCTGAATTTTTCTACACCATTTTTAAAATATACCAATCAGGCGGTGTACCCCTATTACATTCTCCATCAAACGGTGATTGTCGTAGCTGGGTATTTTGTAGTGCAATGGTACTTACCCATTGTTATTAAACTCCTGCTTTTGATTTGTATTTGTTTTTCAATCGTGGCCGTTCTTTATCATTGGCTGATAAAACCGTTTATCATCACCCGAATTTTGTTTGGCTTAAAGCCCAAAGAAAGCCTATCTAAAGAAGAATCGGTGGCTGTTTAG
- a CDS encoding DUF4956 domain-containing protein gives MSNVLLHELIFQIGLDVFSMAILLWLIYYPIYRNREFIFSFFAFNLIIFSVTYLINKVEVSMGAAFGLFAVFSMLRYRTEGITMRNMTYLFLSIALGLIHGLSANSVGITAILTTVMLFLTFLFDGDFVFPREYSKEIMYDKISLTTAARREELMADLRDRTGLKIIRIEIDKLDFLHDMAFLRIYYYL, from the coding sequence ATGTCCAATGTTTTACTTCACGAGCTCATTTTTCAAATTGGCCTTGATGTGTTTAGCATGGCGATTTTGCTGTGGCTGATCTACTATCCTATTTATCGAAACCGTGAGTTTATTTTCTCTTTTTTTGCTTTTAATCTTATTATCTTCTCCGTAACCTATCTGATCAATAAGGTAGAAGTTTCGATGGGTGCCGCTTTTGGGCTGTTTGCGGTATTTTCGATGCTACGTTATCGGACAGAAGGTATAACCATGCGAAATATGACCTATCTTTTTCTGTCCATTGCGTTGGGACTCATTCATGGGCTGTCGGCCAATTCCGTCGGAATTACAGCCATCCTTACCACGGTGATGCTATTTTTGACATTTCTGTTTGACGGTGATTTTGTCTTTCCGAGGGAGTACAGCAAAGAAATTATGTACGACAAAATTTCGCTCACCACCGCCGCGCGTCGCGAAGAATTGATGGCTGATTTGCGGGACCGCACCGGACTAAAAATCATCCGTATCGAAATTGATAAGCTTGATTTTCTGCACGACATGGCGTTCTTGAGGATTTATTACTACCTCTAA